GATGGAATGTTATCAGGCCTACGCTGACTATGAGGATATGATGCGGCTGACCGAATATATGGTAGCCTACATAGCCCAGGAGGCGCTGGGCACTACCGCAGTCACTTATCAGGGGACAGTGATTAACCTTGATCCACCTTGGCCTCGGTTGACTATGCTAGAGGCAATCAAACAGTATACCGGGGTGGATTTTGGTGTGCTACGGGAATCTGCGGATGCTCGGGCAGCAGCCCAGAACCTGGGGGTGGAAATCCATCCCAGCTGGACTTGGGGCAAGATAGTGAATGAGGTGTTTGAGGAGAAGGTTGAGCCCCATTTGGTGCAGCCGGTTTTTATCAAGGATTATCCGCTGGAGATATCACCTTTGGCCAAAAAGAAGGCTGAAGATCCTAGGTTGACCTACCGGTTTGAGGCATTTATAGCTGCTAGGGAGACTGCCAATGCCTTTAGTGAACTCAACGATCCTTTGGATCAAAGAGAGAGATTCCTCGCTCAGGAGCGAGAGCGGCTAGCCGGAGATGATGAGGCTCATCGCTTGGACGAGGATTTCTTGCAGGCCCTCGAGTACGGGATGCCGCCGGCAGGGGGTTTAGGAATTGGCGTCGACAGGCTGGTGATGATCCTCACCGATTCTCCTTCCATCCGGGATGTGATCTTGTTTCCCACCTTAAGGCCGCGGGAGGAAGGAGAGTAATCAAACCGGGACCTCCTGGCTTTGCCGACATATATTGTTTAGTAGCCGGCCATGCCGGCGAATGGGTTGACCAGGAGGGATGTTTGTGCCCAGCGTTTACCTTTCTCCTTCCATCCAGCAGGCTAACTTGGGGGTTGGCGATTATGGCAACGAAGAGTACCGAATGAATATCATTGCTGATTTTATGGTGCCCCGCTTGCAAGCGCACGGACTCACCGTTTTTCGTAACCGTCCTTCCATGACTCTAGCGCAGGTAATAGCCGATTCCAACCAGAAGCGCGCCGACATTCACCTAGCTATTCACTCCAATGCCGCTTCTTCTCCCCAGGCTCAAGGGACTGAGGTCTGGTACTTTCCAGGAAGCGCACGTGGGAAAAAGCTTGCGGATGCCCTCTATCGGGAAATTGCGCCGCTCTCGCCCGGCCGAGATCGGGGGATCAAAGGCAGTTCTTCTTTAGCTGAACTTCGGAAAACCAGAGCTCCGGCCGCCATTGTTGAACTAGGCTTCCACACTAACCCCGAAGATGCTAAGTGGATTATGGAGCAGCCCCAGGCCATTGCTGAAGCCTTGGTGCGGGGGTTGGTTAGTTACTTTGGTCTGCCGTACCTGGCCCCTTCAGCGTCTCACCCCCAGCCGCCCCAAACTCCTGAGCCATCTCCAGAGCTAGGGCCATCCCCACAGCCATCCCAGCCGGAGCCGTCCCAACCGGTTGGGGGTCCCATATCTGCCAATAGTAGAGGTAGCCTAAGCATCAACTACATCGTGTTGCCATTGAATGGACCTATGCCCAACCAGCCGGGTGGTCTTTGGTATGGTGACGGTTACGAAGGGGAGGGCCTGTACGTTCACTTTCGGGACGGTTGGCATAAGATTAAAACCTAGGGGTAAGCTGGCGGATATGGTATAATCAGCCTAGGTGAGAAGATTGAGCGTCCACTCTCTTCGGGTGATGGGTATCGATCCGGGACTAGCCCACACTGGTTATGCGGTACTGGAGTTGCGCGACCGAAAGCCAGTGCTGGTCGAAGGTGGCATAATCCACACTGCTGCTCGGGACAGCATGGCTCACCGTCTTCAGGAGATTTATCGCGGGTTAATGGAAGCTATGGAGGAGTTTCGGCCGCACCGGGTAGCGATTGAGGCTGCCTTTGCTAATAGCCTGACCCCCAAAGCAGCGTTGTTGGTGGGACAAGTCCGGGCTATTTGCCTCTTGGCGGCTGCTCAAAAGTGCGTTCAACCTGATACCTATAGTCCGACCGAAGTGAAAAAGGCTTTAACCGGACGCGGCCGGGCCAGTAAGGCCCAAGTGCAGGGAATGGTGCGAGCAGCTCTCAATTGGCCGGAAGTGATTAAGCCCGACCACGTAGCTGATGCTTGCGCCCTGGCCCTTTGCTATCTTCAAAGGCAAAGAGATTTGGAGATAGGGTTATGATAGCTCGCATTTATGGACAGATTGAGGAGTTTATTCCCCGGGGGATTCTAGTCCGGGTAGGCGGCTTAGTATACGAGGTGCTTTTGGCTGCTTACCAGCGCCAACAGCTTCTCCAGTATTCCTTAGGGCAGGAGATTAAGCTCCATACTCTGGAATTCCTGGAGGGAGGCATGGCCGGAGCGCCGCTTAGGCCGGTAATAATTGGTTTCTTAAGTGAACAGGAGCTAGAGTTTTTTAAACTCTTGACTACAGTTAAGAATATGGGCCCAGCCCGGGCTTTGGAGGCGTTGACTTTGCCGGTGCCGGTAGTAGCTCGAGCTATTGAAGATAACGATATCAAGGTGCTAACCTCGCTAAGAAATGTGGGTGAAAAGGGTGCGAGGCAGATAGTGGCGGAATTGGCAGGCAAAGTTGCTGCCTTTGCTGCAGCTGCGTCTCCGAACGCAGACGGGGTGGATGTTAGCAAACCGGAGTCGCAGACGTCGACCGTAAGCGGGGAAGTGGTGGCTGAAGCTCAGGAAATTCTCGCTCGCTTGGGTTATTCGGCTACAGAAGCGAAAGGGATGATACAGAGAGCTCTAGCCAGCAATATTGGCTTTCGTTCGGCTGAAGAAATTATTGAGCACATTTACCGAAAGCCTAGCTAGGAGCTAAGCGTGGGGGGAAAAAGGTGCCACGGGAGCGGTTGGTAGACGGGCATCTGGCCCAAGAAGATACGGGCGAAGTAAGCTTGCGCCCCAGCAGCCTAAAGGAGTACATAGGCCAGCAGGAGTTGAAGCGACGGCTGGAGATTTCCCTTATGGCTGCTAAGGAGCGCGGCGAATCCCTTGACCATGTTTTGCTCTATGGCCCTCCCGGCTTGGGGAAGACTACTTTGGCCCACATAATCAGCCGCGAGATGCATACTAACATTATTTGCACCTCTGGTCCGGCTATCGAGAGGAGCGGGGATTTGTTGGGCATTCTCACCAACCTCGACGCGGGAGATATCCTTTTTATCGATGAGATTCACCGCTTGCCCCGGCCGGTGGAGGAATTCCTTTATCCGGCCATGGAGGATTTCCGGGTAGATTTTGTCATCGATAAGGGGGCATTTGCCAAAACCATCAAAATCAACCTCAAGCCTTTTACTTTGGTTGGAGCCACCACTCGGGCTGGCCTAATTTCGGCACCGCTAAGGGAACGTTTTGGCATTCTTCACCATTTGGACTTCTATCCGCCCAACGAATTAGAAATGATCGTAAACCGTTCTGCTCGCATCCTCGGGGTGGAGATCGAGAGGGAAGCAGCTGCCCGCATCGCATACTGTTCTCGGGGCACGCCCCGAATTGCCAATCGCCTTTTAAAACGGGTACGAGACTATGCTCAAGTTAAAGGGGACGGCCGGATAACCGCTGCCTTAGCTGCTGAAGCCTTGCAACTGGAAGGGATAGATGATCGGGGACTAGATGAGTTTGACCGGCGGCTCTTACGGACCATAATTGAAATCTATCAGGGGGGGCCAGTGGGAATTGAAGCCCTGGCGG
This genomic interval from Clostridia bacterium contains the following:
- the ruvC gene encoding crossover junction endodeoxyribonuclease RuvC, producing the protein MSVHSLRVMGIDPGLAHTGYAVLELRDRKPVLVEGGIIHTAARDSMAHRLQEIYRGLMEAMEEFRPHRVAIEAAFANSLTPKAALLVGQVRAICLLAAAQKCVQPDTYSPTEVKKALTGRGRASKAQVQGMVRAALNWPEVIKPDHVADACALALCYLQRQRDLEIGL
- a CDS encoding N-acetylmuramoyl-L-alanine amidase, producing MPSVYLSPSIQQANLGVGDYGNEEYRMNIIADFMVPRLQAHGLTVFRNRPSMTLAQVIADSNQKRADIHLAIHSNAASSPQAQGTEVWYFPGSARGKKLADALYREIAPLSPGRDRGIKGSSSLAELRKTRAPAAIVELGFHTNPEDAKWIMEQPQAIAEALVRGLVSYFGLPYLAPSASHPQPPQTPEPSPELGPSPQPSQPEPSQPVGGPISANSRGSLSINYIVLPLNGPMPNQPGGLWYGDGYEGEGLYVHFRDGWHKIKT
- the ruvB gene encoding Holliday junction branch migration DNA helicase RuvB; the encoded protein is MPRERLVDGHLAQEDTGEVSLRPSSLKEYIGQQELKRRLEISLMAAKERGESLDHVLLYGPPGLGKTTLAHIISREMHTNIICTSGPAIERSGDLLGILTNLDAGDILFIDEIHRLPRPVEEFLYPAMEDFRVDFVIDKGAFAKTIKINLKPFTLVGATTRAGLISAPLRERFGILHHLDFYPPNELEMIVNRSARILGVEIEREAAARIAYCSRGTPRIANRLLKRVRDYAQVKGDGRITAALAAEALQLEGIDDRGLDEFDRRLLRTIIEIYQGGPVGIEALAATLNEEVDMLRDMVEPFLLKAGFLTRTPSGRRATEMAIQHLGYGSGIKPAQQTIWS
- a CDS encoding lysine--tRNA ligase translates to MECYQAYADYEDMMRLTEYMVAYIAQEALGTTAVTYQGTVINLDPPWPRLTMLEAIKQYTGVDFGVLRESADARAAAQNLGVEIHPSWTWGKIVNEVFEEKVEPHLVQPVFIKDYPLEISPLAKKKAEDPRLTYRFEAFIAARETANAFSELNDPLDQRERFLAQERERLAGDDEAHRLDEDFLQALEYGMPPAGGLGIGVDRLVMILTDSPSIRDVILFPTLRPREEGE